In the genome of Mucisphaera calidilacus, one region contains:
- a CDS encoding heme-binding protein, producing MMTVLRWFCGVAMCLMMLVFPGCVRAEIGPASGAEAVVVEPVTAMEAGATSPGDWSVLRVGGEPEHELTVMRGTTKGGSSADYFESGRARISAALPEGYARPTVPGAVELKRYASYRQALLTSEGRGQSGMFWPLFRHISSRDIAMTAPVVMTGRMAGDEASETSMAFLYREPELGPTGAMEDGVVVEDVAPTYVLSVGVMGGRDDERFDALRGQLEAWLAAQGEGGRWVVDGEVRLLGYNGPDVARRYKWWELQLPVRWEAE from the coding sequence ATGATGACCGTGTTGCGATGGTTCTGTGGTGTGGCGATGTGCCTGATGATGTTGGTGTTCCCGGGCTGCGTGCGTGCGGAGATCGGTCCGGCGTCGGGTGCGGAGGCCGTGGTGGTGGAGCCGGTGACGGCGATGGAGGCGGGCGCGACGTCGCCCGGTGATTGGTCGGTGCTGCGTGTGGGCGGCGAGCCGGAGCACGAGCTGACGGTGATGCGGGGGACGACGAAGGGTGGTTCGTCGGCGGATTACTTTGAGAGCGGTCGTGCGCGGATTTCTGCGGCGCTGCCTGAGGGTTATGCGCGGCCGACGGTGCCGGGTGCGGTGGAGTTGAAGCGTTACGCGTCGTATCGGCAGGCGTTGCTGACGTCGGAGGGGCGTGGGCAGTCGGGGATGTTCTGGCCGCTGTTCCGGCACATCAGCAGTCGTGATATCGCGATGACGGCGCCGGTGGTGATGACGGGTCGGATGGCGGGTGACGAGGCGTCGGAGACGTCGATGGCGTTTTTGTATCGCGAGCCTGAGTTGGGGCCGACGGGTGCGATGGAGGATGGCGTGGTGGTGGAGGATGTTGCGCCGACGTACGTGCTGTCGGTTGGCGTGATGGGCGGGCGGGACGACGAGCGTTTCGATGCGTTGCGTGGTCAGCTGGAGGCGTGGCTTGCAGCGCAGGGCGAGGGAGGCCGCTGGGTGGTGGACGGTGAGGTGCGATTGCTGGGTTACAACGGTCCGGACGTCGCGCGGCGTTACAAGTGGTGGGAGCTTCAGCTACCGGTTCGCTGGGAGGCTGAGTGA